In Moorena sp. SIOASIH, the following proteins share a genomic window:
- a CDS encoding Tic22 family protein encodes MLKFEVISMKSLFRWGTTLSLVGSALLGSVSAENLAALALTEEQVREKLSPVPVFAVTDQKGSPLVASIPDQQDQKKTTSVAGVFISQEDANAFVQRLKQENPELGSKVQVVPVSLGEVHDQNQKNRTVPNGLNFAYIPNQEQVKQAQAIWNQNGQEKKPFQGVPLFVAKEASNSGYLTIQQNGVSSIPFFFNKEQLQSVVNRYKQQDPNSQVKIEVVPLEGVIQTLQQSNDQQLEKIVLVPSQESLKFLQGLSQNQLQRPNQ; translated from the coding sequence TTGTTAAAATTTGAGGTAATTTCTATGAAATCATTGTTCCGTTGGGGCACAACATTAAGTTTAGTAGGGAGTGCCTTACTAGGCTCAGTGAGTGCAGAAAATTTAGCGGCACTGGCTCTGACCGAAGAGCAGGTAAGAGAAAAGTTGAGTCCTGTACCTGTATTTGCAGTTACTGATCAGAAAGGTTCGCCACTAGTAGCCTCAATTCCAGATCAGCAAGATCAAAAGAAGACTACCTCAGTGGCAGGTGTGTTTATTAGCCAAGAAGATGCTAATGCGTTTGTACAGCGTTTAAAGCAGGAAAATCCTGAACTAGGTAGCAAGGTACAAGTAGTGCCTGTATCTTTGGGGGAAGTTCATGATCAAAATCAAAAGAATCGCACCGTTCCCAATGGTTTAAATTTTGCCTACATACCAAACCAAGAGCAGGTAAAGCAGGCACAAGCGATCTGGAACCAAAATGGTCAAGAAAAAAAGCCATTTCAGGGCGTACCGCTGTTTGTTGCCAAAGAAGCTAGCAACAGCGGATACCTAACCATTCAACAAAATGGGGTCTCATCAATTCCGTTCTTTTTTAACAAAGAGCAATTGCAGAGTGTAGTGAATCGCTATAAGCAGCAAGACCCTAACTCCCAGGTTAAGATAGAGGTAGTGCCTCTAGAGGGCGTTATTCAAACCTTACAGCAGAGCAATGATCAGCAACTAGAGAAAATCGTACTAGTGCCATCCCAGGAATCCCTGAAATTTTTGCAAGGTCTGTCCCAAAATCAACTCCAACGTCCAAATCAATGA
- a CDS encoding L-threonylcarbamoyladenylate synthase gives MTQVSMATLISGALSGKLVSFPTDTVPALAVLPHKSELVFEAKRRPPDKPLILMGASPKSLWPYVQGTSAQMEIWEHMAQKYWPGALTLVLPASDKVPTVMNPSDPTTIGVRVPASRIAIAILSKTGPLATTSANYSGEPPLQTMAAVEVQFPEVLTLQPAELEAIKPDKIGVPSTVAKWTSSGWEILRAGGIQLDDSGF, from the coding sequence ATGACCCAAGTTTCTATGGCTACCCTGATTTCCGGGGCTCTCTCAGGTAAGCTGGTAAGTTTTCCGACAGATACAGTACCAGCACTAGCAGTGCTACCGCACAAGTCAGAGTTGGTGTTTGAGGCAAAGCGGCGTCCTCCAGACAAACCTTTGATTTTGATGGGGGCATCTCCTAAGTCTCTTTGGCCATATGTTCAAGGTACTTCCGCACAGATGGAGATTTGGGAACACATGGCTCAGAAGTATTGGCCAGGAGCATTAACATTGGTGTTACCCGCTTCAGATAAAGTACCTACCGTTATGAATCCTTCTGACCCGACTACTATTGGGGTGCGTGTGCCAGCTTCCAGGATAGCGATCGCAATTTTGTCCAAGACTGGTCCGTTGGCAACTACCAGTGCTAATTACTCAGGCGAGCCACCTTTGCAAACCATGGCAGCGGTTGAGGTGCAGTTTCCCGAGGTATTGACGCTCCAGCCAGCTGAGTTAGAAGCTATCAAACCAGACAAGATTGGCGTCCCGTCTACTGTTGCCAAATGGACAAGCAGTGGCTGGGAAATTTTGCGTGCTGGAGGGATTCAATTAGACGATTCAGGGTTTTAA
- a CDS encoding HAMP domain-containing sensor histidine kinase has product MKELGALDLGEFNSPRSSAPPENVLSIGYSATGIFFSLLAYPTLPLSITSSTTFNLHSLSFNFLLTFLVWQDLISMGETDLIYLLVGIGLGVMGSRFRKFFHESTNSKTSGCHQTDAEEIQHLKEEFKQNELAYQMAREMSQFKAGFLARTSHELRSPLSRLIGLHQLILSDLCESPEEEREFVNQANASAHTMVKLLDEVTAVAKTEHGTNVLEICSVPLKQLLEDLYRLTHLQAANRNLHLEIVPPDPQIHILADPRRFRQALVMMLDTAITQITSGKIKVWAALSSKSETVCIWIDMPCAISCWAEAVDLLQLPPVKSKQPSETVSTSSGLTLLMIQTLLEVMQGRIEVLAVPGEKANNDTSAENLTRFQVSIPQGIPEIVEPY; this is encoded by the coding sequence GTGAAGGAATTAGGTGCGCTTGACCTTGGCGAATTTAATTCGCCAAGGTCAAGCGCACCTCCTGAAAACGTTCTATCGATTGGTTACTCGGCAACAGGTATTTTTTTTAGCCTGCTTGCCTACCCAACTCTACCCTTGTCGATTACCAGCAGTACAACCTTCAATCTTCATTCTTTATCCTTCAACTTTCTGTTGACGTTTTTAGTGTGGCAAGACTTAATAAGCATGGGTGAGACGGATCTGATCTATTTGCTAGTAGGCATTGGGTTAGGAGTTATGGGGAGTCGCTTCAGGAAATTTTTCCATGAAAGCACAAACTCAAAGACCTCTGGATGCCATCAAACTGATGCTGAAGAAATCCAGCATCTAAAAGAGGAATTCAAGCAAAATGAATTGGCTTACCAAATGGCAAGGGAAATGAGCCAGTTTAAAGCCGGATTTTTGGCACGAACTTCCCACGAGTTGCGATCGCCCCTGAGTCGGTTGATTGGTTTACATCAGTTGATTTTGTCGGATCTCTGTGAGTCTCCAGAAGAAGAGAGAGAATTTGTGAACCAGGCTAACGCCTCTGCCCATACTATGGTTAAACTGCTTGATGAGGTGACTGCTGTAGCTAAAACTGAACACGGTACTAACGTTTTGGAGATTTGCTCAGTCCCTTTGAAGCAGCTGTTGGAAGACCTCTATCGTCTCACCCATTTGCAAGCTGCCAATCGCAATCTCCACCTGGAAATAGTTCCACCTGACCCCCAAATTCACATTTTAGCAGATCCACGGCGTTTTCGACAGGCATTAGTAATGATGCTAGATACTGCCATTACTCAGATAACCAGTGGTAAAATTAAAGTTTGGGCTGCACTCTCCTCTAAATCTGAAACAGTTTGCATCTGGATTGATATGCCCTGTGCCATCAGCTGTTGGGCTGAAGCTGTTGATTTATTGCAATTACCACCAGTTAAATCAAAACAGCCCAGTGAAACGGTATCTACTTCATCTGGACTGACCTTGTTGATGATTCAAACACTACTGGAAGTGATGCAGGGGCGTATAGAAGTATTAGCGGTACCCGGTGAAAAAGCTAACAATGATACTTCTGCTGAGAATCTTACCCGGTTTCAAGTTTCTATACCCCAGGGGATTCCTGAGATTGTAGAGCCTTACT
- the prmC gene encoding peptide chain release factor N(5)-glutamine methyltransferase has product MIMGHGSVVSGKELWQWRQNACKSAVEAGVPTAEVDWLLKEVAELDPLVLRLESWQQCSLLGQATENPTIQLSQPLPVLTQLWQKRIHQRCPVQYLAGVTPWRHFSLRVSPAVLIPRPETESLIDLAVNGVAMSSTPDLTSGHWADLGTGSGAIACGLAEVFPHGTIHAVDCTQEALAIAQLNAQQLGMAEKIKFYHGYWYSPLEALKGQLSGMVANPPYIPSNSLKQLQPEIYYHEPHIALDGGRDGLDCIRQLIDMSGDYLRPGGVWLIEMMAGQADKVVQLLQNHGSYSEIQIFPDLAGIHRFALAYRKYEV; this is encoded by the coding sequence ATGATTATGGGTCATGGGTCGGTGGTCTCGGGAAAAGAACTCTGGCAGTGGCGTCAAAATGCCTGCAAGTCTGCCGTCGAGGCAGGTGTACCTACAGCTGAAGTGGACTGGTTGCTAAAGGAGGTAGCTGAGCTTGACCCATTAGTGCTACGCTTGGAGTCATGGCAACAGTGTTCCTTGTTAGGGCAAGCCACTGAAAACCCAACTATTCAACTTTCCCAACCTCTACCTGTACTCACCCAACTGTGGCAAAAGCGTATCCATCAGCGATGCCCAGTTCAATACCTAGCTGGGGTTACTCCTTGGCGTCATTTCTCCTTGAGAGTTTCCCCAGCTGTCCTGATTCCCCGCCCAGAAACTGAATCCCTGATTGATCTGGCGGTCAATGGTGTAGCTATGAGCTCTACACCTGACTTAACATCAGGACACTGGGCGGATTTGGGGACTGGTAGTGGAGCGATTGCTTGTGGACTGGCAGAGGTATTTCCCCATGGGACAATTCATGCCGTTGATTGCACTCAAGAAGCCCTTGCCATCGCTCAACTTAATGCTCAACAGTTGGGCATGGCAGAAAAAATTAAGTTCTACCATGGTTATTGGTATTCACCTCTAGAAGCCTTGAAAGGTCAGTTAAGTGGTATGGTGGCAAACCCACCTTATATACCTAGTAACTCTCTGAAACAGCTACAACCAGAAATATACTACCATGAACCCCATATTGCCCTCGACGGTGGCAGGGATGGTCTAGACTGTATCCGACAGCTGATTGACATGTCTGGGGATTATCTGCGCCCAGGCGGTGTTTGGTTAATTGAAATGATGGCAGGACAAGCGGACAAGGTTGTTCAACTACTCCAAAACCATGGCAGTTACTCTGAGATCCAGATATTTCCAGATTTAGCAGGTATTCACCGCTTTGCTCTAGCTTATAGGAAGTATGAAGTATAA
- a CDS encoding GNAT family N-acetyltransferase: MGFWKSFFSSSDTALPQTRTEGDTVEGVKYRTDGTSRVFFSTTREIDLYELEELCDAVGWSRRPLRKVRKAIQHSFLVTSMWYQRGNTRRLIGFARATSDHAFNATIWDVVVHPDFQAKGLGKALMRYMIKKLRSQDISNITLFADPQVVSFYRKMGFMPDPEGIKGMFWYPD, from the coding sequence ATGGGTTTTTGGAAAAGCTTCTTTAGCAGTTCTGACACTGCTTTGCCTCAAACACGAACTGAAGGAGATACCGTAGAAGGTGTCAAATATCGCACCGACGGTACCTCACGGGTATTTTTCAGTACAACACGGGAAATTGACCTGTACGAATTGGAAGAACTTTGTGATGCTGTTGGTTGGTCTCGGCGTCCTTTGCGCAAAGTTAGGAAAGCCATTCAGCATAGCTTTTTGGTTACTTCTATGTGGTACCAGCGAGGTAACACGAGGCGCTTAATTGGCTTTGCCCGTGCCACTTCTGATCATGCTTTCAATGCCACAATCTGGGATGTAGTAGTTCATCCAGATTTCCAAGCCAAGGGACTAGGTAAAGCTTTGATGAGATATATGATCAAAAAATTGCGCAGCCAAGATATTAGCAATATCACCCTATTTGCAGATCCTCAAGTGGTAAGTTTTTACCGTAAAATGGGATTTATGCCTGACCCAGAAGGTATTAAAGGCATGTTCTGGTATCCAGATTAA